The Alkalihalobacillus sp. TS-13 genomic interval AAGTGAAACTTGAATCTTCATTCAAAGAGGATCTAGGAGCGGATTCTTTAGACGTTGTTGAACTTGTTATGGAACTTGAAGATGAGTTCGACATGGAGATTTCTGACGAAGATGCTGAAAAAATTGCTACTGTTGGCGATGTAGTTGATTACATAAACAGCCATCAATAGTATTTTTGTAAGTCCCGCGTCAACACTTGATTGCGGGGCTTTGTTTTATTAAACTTAATTATGTATAAGCAAGATTAGGAATATGGAGGTCACAATGTCCAACCGTACACCATCAAAGAAATATTCACGATCAAAGCGCAGGCCTTTCACTAAGGAAGAGCTTTCTTTACGTTTTAAGCCATACCAGGAAAAAATCGATATCCATTTCGAAAATGAAAAACTACTCTTCCAAGCATTCACTCATTCATCGTATGTGAATGAGCATCGTAAACGTCCTAGTGATGATAACGAACGCCTTGAATTTTTAGGAGA includes:
- the acpP gene encoding acyl carrier protein — protein: MADIQDRITKIIVDRLGVDEEEVKLESSFKEDLGADSLDVVELVMELEDEFDMEISDEDAEKIATVGDVVDYINSHQ